The stretch of DNA CTTCGTTGTTCCTATCACATTACCTAACACAAGAGACGTCAAAAAGATACCCGATAACGATAAAAAAAGTACATCTCTCTTATAACTTACAGGCGATTGAGAATTAGTTTCTGTCATTCGATTGCTTTTTAGAATTGTGTTGTAAATAACCTCGCCATAATAATAAATTACATAAAGAAAATTTTCAGCTTCAGCATTTAGTTTTTTATGGATACTTCGGTTTACGCCCTTATTGACTGCAATAATTTTTATGCTTCATGCGAGCGGGTGTTTGATCCTGCTCTGCGGGATCGGCCCATCGCAATTCTTTCCAATAATGATGGATGCATTATTGCTCGGTCAGATGAAGCCCAAAAGGCCGGGGTCGAAATGGCAGTCCCCAAATTTAAAATCCGAAAGTTAATAAAAGAAAAAGGGGTAATCCTTCGTTCTTCTAATTATGCACTATATGGGGATATGTCTCGCCGGGTAATGTCCACCCTTCGACATCTAACGGATAAAGTAGAACCATACAGTATTGATGAAGCATTTATTGAACTTCCCCTACTGAATAATCAAGATCTGCGCGACTTTGGATGTACTATAAAATCCACGATTAAACAATGGACCGGACTTCCTGTTTCGGTGGGTATTGCTCCCTCAAAAACACTGGCTAAAATTGCTAATGAAAGAGCTAAATCAAATCCTGATCATCACGGTGTTCTCAATCTTGTTGACAATCCTGAATCAGACGACATTTTACAGGATACTGACCTTACGGATATTTGGGGCATTGGCGGCGGACTTTCCCAACGGCTCTTCAAGGAGGGAATTAACAATGCCTACCAACTTAAGAAGCAACATAGTCGCCCCGAATGGGTACGAGACCGACTCACAATAAAAGGACTCCGTACAGTGATGGAACTTAACGGCCAGCCCTGCATCGATATTGAGCATAGAACTGATCCGCGAAAGGGTATTATGACCTCTCGATCTTTTGGTAAAGCTGTTACTGAACTACAAAATCTCAAAGAAGCAGTGGCAGCATTTACCAGCATTGCAGCCGAAAAACTGCGGGCTCAAAAATCAGTAAGCTCTCTGTTACATGTTACACTGCGGACCAACAAGTACTCTAATTATAATTCTCAATATAAATATGGTATTGAAATCCCGCTCCCAACTCCCACAGCAAACACTTCTTATCTGATTAAATGTGCCCATGCCGCTGTACAGCAACTGTATAAAACAAAATGTAAATACAAAAAGGCTACTGTCATGCTTACGGGATTGATCCCAGAATCGGAAGTGCAGGGCGACCTATTTGAC from Fodinibius salinus encodes:
- a CDS encoding Y-family DNA polymerase; its protein translation is MDTSVYALIDCNNFYASCERVFDPALRDRPIAILSNNDGCIIARSDEAQKAGVEMAVPKFKIRKLIKEKGVILRSSNYALYGDMSRRVMSTLRHLTDKVEPYSIDEAFIELPLLNNQDLRDFGCTIKSTIKQWTGLPVSVGIAPSKTLAKIANERAKSNPDHHGVLNLVDNPESDDILQDTDLTDIWGIGGGLSQRLFKEGINNAYQLKKQHSRPEWVRDRLTIKGLRTVMELNGQPCIDIEHRTDPRKGIMTSRSFGKAVTELQNLKEAVAAFTSIAAEKLRAQKSVSSLLHVTLRTNKYSNYNSQYKYGIEIPLPTPTANTSYLIKCAHAAVQQLYKTKCKYKKATVMLTGLIPESEVQGDLFDRQQYSEEQHNLMSTIDQINTKYGSDTTHFAATGIEQPWQMKQEHLSPKYTTSWNDILEAKC